From Verrucomicrobia bacterium S94, the proteins below share one genomic window:
- a CDS encoding FAD-binding protein — translation MNPLNTKFKRRGFLGAVGGGCAVISAAAYAGREMPVGNEGRPSMSHGGGPSVKKKNAAEGRLTQVTADVLVVGGGMAGVFAAVKAHDSGARVLLVDKGSVGRSGQTPFARGIFRFDEQDGMSREEYLRKTAEAAEYMNNPAYTGLLLDQSAAVVDELKSWGFFEEATYTKAMNKPLRERKIRVIERVMLTHLLEKDGRVAGAMGLYIDKNESIAIHAKSVILCTGASGFKPTGWQIGAQTADGDAMAYRIGAEISGKEWVDGHGGTNYGLEGKPMTTGSNTEEIRGMLGVEQNIEVEKNGPSAGGMMGPPGGGPPPGGRDSGERRGPPPDGDKMAGGPGGPPGGGHGGPPPGGKGGKGPIVIGGVSAGMSNHKAEGLFPQDDRCSSNIPGLYAAGDSLCSMQNGGIYTQVGSSLAGSGAQGALAGKTAARYAASVQEVRVTDEDLNLIRSDIYAPYLRERGFSPRWVTRTMQGVMIPNFILYVKSEERLQAALTYIEYIRDHQVPLLKADDLHELRLCHETANMVLNAEMKLRASLMRKESRGSHYREDYPERNDDEWLCWIKIRQDKDGNMETVKHPVPAV, via the coding sequence ATCAGCGCCGCCGCCTATGCCGGCCGGGAGATGCCGGTCGGTAACGAGGGCCGCCCGTCAATGTCGCATGGTGGCGGTCCGTCTGTGAAAAAGAAAAATGCAGCCGAAGGCCGGCTGACGCAGGTGACTGCTGATGTGCTGGTGGTCGGCGGCGGTATGGCCGGGGTGTTTGCCGCGGTGAAGGCGCACGACAGCGGGGCACGGGTGCTGCTGGTAGACAAAGGTTCGGTCGGGCGGTCCGGCCAGACCCCGTTTGCCCGCGGTATTTTCCGGTTTGATGAACAGGATGGAATGAGCCGGGAGGAATATCTCCGGAAGACTGCCGAGGCCGCGGAATACATGAATAATCCCGCATATACCGGGTTGCTGCTGGATCAGTCGGCGGCCGTGGTCGATGAACTGAAATCCTGGGGCTTTTTTGAAGAGGCCACCTATACCAAAGCCATGAATAAACCGCTCCGGGAACGGAAAATCCGGGTTATCGAGCGTGTCATGCTCACACATCTTCTGGAGAAAGACGGCCGGGTGGCCGGAGCGATGGGACTTTACATCGATAAAAATGAGTCCATTGCCATCCATGCCAAAAGTGTCATTCTCTGCACCGGAGCCAGCGGCTTCAAACCGACGGGCTGGCAGATCGGAGCCCAGACGGCCGATGGAGATGCCATGGCCTACCGGATCGGGGCGGAGATCAGCGGCAAGGAGTGGGTGGACGGTCATGGCGGAACCAATTACGGCTTGGAAGGAAAGCCCATGACCACCGGTTCGAATACCGAAGAGATCCGCGGCATGCTCGGTGTTGAACAGAATATTGAGGTCGAAAAAAACGGTCCGTCTGCCGGCGGGATGATGGGACCGCCCGGCGGTGGCCCGCCGCCCGGCGGCCGGGATTCCGGAGAGCGGCGCGGCCCGCCCCCGGACGGGGATAAAATGGCCGGTGGTCCGGGAGGCCCTCCCGGTGGCGGTCATGGCGGTCCTCCTCCCGGAGGAAAAGGGGGCAAAGGTCCCATCGTGATCGGCGGGGTTTCGGCGGGTATGTCGAATCATAAAGCGGAAGGGCTGTTCCCGCAGGATGACCGGTGTTCATCCAATATTCCGGGACTCTATGCCGCCGGAGATTCCCTCTGCTCCATGCAGAACGGCGGTATATACACACAGGTCGGCTCTTCACTTGCCGGTTCCGGTGCGCAGGGAGCACTGGCTGGAAAAACCGCGGCCCGTTATGCCGCTTCGGTGCAGGAGGTCAGAGTGACCGATGAGGATCTGAACCTGATTCGCAGCGATATATATGCACCCTATCTGCGTGAACGCGGATTTTCCCCGCGCTGGGTGACCCGGACCATGCAGGGGGTGATGATTCCGAATTTTATTCTTTATGTAAAAAGCGAAGAACGGCTGCAGGCCGCGCTGACCTATATTGAATATATTCGCGATCACCAGGTGCCGCTGCTGAAAGCGGATGATCTGCATGAATTGCGCCTTTGCCATGAAACCGCGAATATGGTGCTCAATGCCGAGATGAAACTGCGTGCTTCGCTGATGCGCAAAGAGAGCCGCGGCAGCCATTACCGGGAAGATTATCCGGAGCGTAACGATGACGAATGGCTCTGCTGGATTAAGATCCGTCAGGATAAAGACGGCAATATGGAGACCGTGAAGCATCCGGTTCCTGCAGTCTGA
- a CDS encoding alpha/beta hydrolase, producing the protein MKKTTALFLAFLTVSAGFARPSAPTSTNDDRLKKLLERRPELDADNDGILTLTELRAARGQIPKQPKNSQRKQPKKHPPTFADVSYGAHASMTLDFWQADSDTPTPLFVFIHGGGFRSGDKSTINPILLEGFLSNGVSAASINYRLSGIAPFPAQMHDSARAIQFLRSKAAEWNIDPEKLAAGGGSAGSGIAQWLAFHDDLKNPESRDPVEQQSTRLTCALAFSMQSTYDPRVIQKIIPGIAFDDSALKLFYGLPADWNWETDPIDKKLDARIKEASPINHLTADDPPVFIYHSEKTRQPGNIHHPNFGIHLAEAMDKLNIDYIRTTSADYDSRSAPFEAMVQFVLKQVQNGGNKTAQ; encoded by the coding sequence ATGAAAAAAACAACCGCTCTGTTTTTAGCCTTCCTAACGGTTTCCGCGGGGTTCGCCCGGCCCAGCGCACCAACATCGACAAATGATGACCGGCTGAAGAAACTGCTGGAAAGACGACCGGAACTCGATGCCGACAACGACGGGATTTTAACCCTGACCGAACTGCGGGCCGCTCGCGGTCAGATCCCAAAACAGCCGAAAAATAGTCAGCGGAAACAGCCGAAGAAACACCCCCCGACCTTTGCCGATGTTTCCTATGGAGCACATGCTTCCATGACGCTCGATTTCTGGCAGGCGGATTCCGATACGCCCACGCCGCTTTTCGTTTTCATCCACGGCGGCGGATTCCGAAGCGGCGATAAATCGACGATCAATCCGATTCTGCTCGAAGGCTTTCTTTCCAACGGCGTATCCGCGGCCTCGATCAACTACCGTCTTTCCGGCATCGCCCCTTTCCCGGCCCAGATGCACGACAGCGCCCGGGCAATCCAGTTCCTCCGCTCCAAAGCCGCAGAATGGAATATTGATCCCGAAAAACTCGCGGCCGGCGGCGGGTCGGCCGGATCCGGCATTGCCCAGTGGCTCGCGTTTCACGACGATCTGAAAAATCCGGAAAGCAGAGATCCGGTGGAGCAGCAGTCCACCCGCCTCACCTGCGCCCTGGCCTTCAGTATGCAGTCCACCTACGACCCACGTGTTATACAGAAAATTATTCCCGGCATCGCCTTCGATGATTCCGCCCTGAAGTTATTCTACGGACTGCCCGCCGACTGGAACTGGGAAACGGACCCGATCGACAAAAAACTTGATGCACGGATCAAAGAGGCCTCGCCCATCAATCATCTGACTGCGGATGACCCGCCGGTCTTCATCTACCACTCGGAAAAGACCCGACAGCCCGGAAACATCCATCATCCAAACTTCGGCATCCATCTGGCCGAAGCCATGGATAAACTGAACATTGATTATATCCGGACCACCAGTGCCGACTACGACTCCCGCTCCGCCCCCTTTGAAGCGATGGTGCAGTTTGTCCTGAAGCAGGTTCAAAACGGCGGAAACAAAACTGCGCAATAA
- a CDS encoding HAD family hydrolase — MEILRNKTAFICDMDGVIYHGKNLLPGVTEFVNWLKAEHKKFLFLTNNSALTLRELSEKLGRMGLDVDESHFYSSARATAAFLASQKPKGTAYVIGDAGIINALYDEGYSINDTNPDYVVVSEGDNYDYARICKATRLVNEGAKLIGTNPDLTGPVEGGVLIPSTGALLAPIELATGSKAYYVGKPNPLMMRNALKKLECRREETVIVGDRMDTDIIAGIEAEIATCLVLSGVSSRESVTQFAYCPDYILNGVGDIVPS; from the coding sequence ATGGAAATTTTGAGGAATAAGACGGCGTTCATCTGCGATATGGACGGGGTGATTTATCATGGGAAGAACCTGCTTCCCGGTGTTACGGAATTTGTGAACTGGCTGAAGGCAGAGCATAAAAAGTTTCTGTTTCTGACCAATAACAGTGCACTGACGCTGCGCGAACTGAGCGAAAAACTGGGGCGTATGGGACTGGATGTGGATGAGTCGCATTTTTATTCCAGTGCCCGGGCAACGGCGGCTTTTCTGGCCAGTCAGAAGCCGAAAGGCACGGCCTATGTGATCGGTGATGCCGGGATCATCAATGCGCTTTACGATGAAGGTTATTCCATTAATGACACCAATCCGGATTATGTGGTGGTGAGCGAAGGCGATAATTATGATTATGCCCGCATCTGTAAAGCCACCCGGCTGGTGAACGAAGGGGCCAAACTGATCGGCACCAATCCGGATCTCACCGGTCCGGTAGAGGGCGGAGTGCTGATTCCTTCGACCGGGGCCCTGCTGGCACCGATTGAACTGGCCACGGGAAGCAAGGCTTATTATGTGGGAAAACCGAATCCGCTGATGATGCGCAATGCGCTGAAAAAACTGGAATGCCGGCGCGAAGAGACGGTGATTGTCGGGGATCGCATGGATACCGATATCATTGCCGGTATCGAAGCGGAGATTGCCACCTGTCTGGTGTTGAGCGGTGTCAGTTCGCGCGAAAGTGTAACTCAGTTTGCATACTGTCCGGATTATATTCTCAACGGTGTCGGTGATATTGTGCCGTCGTAA
- a CDS encoding GNAT family N-acetyltransferase, whose protein sequence is MKKTTIDPVTDRSSIAETAALAKEIWNEYFVPLIGQAQVDYMLGKFQSIETISAQIAAGTEYYLARTDDEPCGYLALIPNKPEGKLMLSKIYVKNATRGTGLGTALLEQTQKRASETGAQAVWLTVNRGNSESIAWYRRKGFIATDEVKKDIGSGFYMDDYIMELKLPPPCA, encoded by the coding sequence ATGAAAAAAACAACTATTGATCCGGTAACCGACCGGTCTTCTATCGCCGAAACGGCGGCACTGGCGAAGGAGATCTGGAATGAGTATTTTGTGCCCCTGATTGGTCAGGCGCAGGTGGATTATATGCTCGGGAAATTCCAGAGTATTGAGACGATTTCAGCGCAGATTGCAGCGGGGACGGAATATTATCTTGCACGGACCGACGATGAACCGTGCGGCTACCTTGCCCTTATTCCGAATAAGCCGGAGGGCAAACTGATGCTGAGCAAAATCTATGTTAAAAACGCAACACGCGGCACCGGTCTGGGCACCGCCCTGCTGGAGCAGACCCAAAAGCGGGCATCAGAAACCGGCGCACAGGCGGTTTGGCTGACGGTCAACCGAGGCAACAGTGAAAGCATCGCCTGGTATCGACGCAAGGGATTCATCGCAACCGATGAAGTCAAAAAAGATATCGGCTCCGGATTCTATATGGATGACTACATCATGGAACTGAAGCTTCCACCTCCGTGCGCATGA
- a CDS encoding porin family protein, whose product MMKITRIIPCAVLALAVAVQVADAETLLGKNYIGGSFGIIQFGNDFLDDVFGTGKGVQGSGNIVLHEHVDLNLTGGYLWADGDFLGLDADVSVFSGGAYLVYHFLPGEKINPFLNVGAGAVRTEIEVAGFEEHETDASFDVGGGVEIEATEAVLFRGSVDYTTIDNDDDVTLSATLGYWFTEQLLGGAGFSYTIDGEDITGDISLTFTM is encoded by the coding sequence ATGATGAAGATAACCCGTATAATCCCCTGCGCAGTACTCGCTCTTGCTGTAGCTGTTCAGGTTGCGGATGCCGAAACATTACTGGGTAAGAACTACATCGGTGGTTCGTTCGGCATCATTCAATTCGGGAACGATTTTCTGGATGACGTCTTTGGAACCGGAAAGGGCGTCCAGGGCTCCGGAAATATCGTGCTGCATGAGCATGTTGATCTTAATCTTACCGGTGGATATCTTTGGGCTGATGGAGATTTTCTGGGCCTGGATGCGGATGTTTCGGTTTTTTCAGGCGGAGCATATCTGGTTTATCATTTTCTCCCCGGCGAAAAGATCAATCCCTTCCTCAATGTCGGAGCCGGAGCCGTACGAACGGAAATTGAAGTTGCCGGTTTTGAGGAGCATGAAACGGATGCGAGTTTCGATGTGGGCGGTGGTGTTGAAATCGAAGCCACCGAAGCGGTGCTCTTCAGAGGCAGCGTAGATTATACGACTATAGACAACGATGATGATGTAACATTATCGGCTACGCTGGGCTATTGGTTCACCGAACAGCTGCTTGGTGGAGCCGGTTTTTCGTACACCATCGACGGAGAAGACATCACCGGTGACATCAGCCTGACGTTCACCATGTAG
- a CDS encoding type II secretion system protein produces MKKTLKKQGFTLVEIMIVVAIIGLLAAIGIPSFQKARANSVKKSMENNARIVIGAAEQWAMETAQPTNATVSASDLVEYIKGGSAALKVGNQTGTIPSSTSLSFYDSGVTNVASGMYTSYGNY; encoded by the coding sequence ATGAAAAAAACACTGAAAAAACAGGGTTTCACCCTCGTCGAAATCATGATCGTAGTCGCCATCATCGGCCTGCTCGCCGCTATCGGCATCCCGTCCTTCCAGAAAGCACGCGCTAATTCTGTAAAGAAAAGCATGGAAAACAATGCTCGAATCGTAATAGGAGCAGCTGAACAATGGGCTATGGAAACAGCTCAGCCCACCAATGCAACAGTATCAGCCTCTGACCTTGTCGAGTATATCAAAGGCGGATCCGCCGCACTTAAAGTAGGTAATCAAACCGGTACAATCCCGTCATCCACCTCTTTAAGTTTCTATGATTCAGGTGTCACCAATGTTGCCTCCGGAATGTATACCTCTTACGGAAACTATTAA